One Falsihalocynthiibacter arcticus DNA segment encodes these proteins:
- a CDS encoding ParB/RepB/Spo0J family partition protein, with the protein MVQKKNERRGLGRGLSALMADVNIPAPQDEKEAPVRAEQTIPIELIEPNPDQPRRYFDEEALQDLARSITEKGVIQPLIVRPNPRKQGLYEIVAGERRWRASQIAQLHKVPAIIRELDDTEVLEVAIIENIQRADLNPVEEAIGYRQLMDRFGHTQEKVASALSKSRSYIANLLRLLQLPEDVLALLRDGSLTTGHARALITAPNASELAKKIVAEGLSVRQTEKLVKIGDNSTKNQKSPKASKDADTVAIEGDLSAALGMDTVIDHLAGKESGKVSIKYKSLEQLDEICRILSSTR; encoded by the coding sequence ATGGTGCAAAAGAAAAATGAACGGCGCGGTCTTGGGCGTGGACTTTCTGCACTCATGGCGGATGTAAACATTCCTGCGCCGCAAGATGAGAAAGAAGCACCAGTTAGGGCCGAGCAAACGATCCCAATTGAGCTTATTGAACCAAATCCAGATCAGCCACGTCGGTATTTTGACGAGGAGGCGCTTCAGGACCTGGCTAGATCGATCACGGAAAAGGGTGTAATTCAGCCACTTATCGTTCGCCCGAACCCAAGAAAACAGGGTTTGTATGAGATTGTCGCTGGTGAACGTCGCTGGAGAGCCTCTCAGATCGCGCAGCTGCATAAAGTCCCAGCAATTATACGCGAGCTCGACGACACAGAGGTGTTGGAAGTTGCTATAATCGAGAATATTCAACGTGCTGACTTGAATCCGGTCGAGGAAGCCATTGGGTATCGGCAATTGATGGACAGATTTGGGCATACACAGGAAAAAGTGGCGTCAGCCCTTTCGAAAAGTAGAAGCTATATCGCAAATCTCCTTCGGTTGCTTCAACTTCCAGAGGATGTTTTGGCCCTACTTCGTGACGGCTCGTTGACCACAGGTCATGCGCGCGCTTTGATTACGGCCCCGAATGCTTCTGAATTGGCTAAAAAAATTGTAGCTGAAGGGCTATCCGTTCGCCAAACTGAAAAGCTCGTAAAAATTGGGGACAATAGTACTAAGAATCAAAAGTCCCCAAAGGCTTCGAAGGATGCTGACACTGTGGCAATCGAAGGGGATCTTTCGGCGGCGTTGGGGATGGATACAGTGATTGACCATTTGGCAGGAAAAGAGAGCGGTAAAGTCTCAATCAAGTATAAGTCTCTAGAACAATTAGACGAAATTTGCCGTATATTGTCATCTACGCGCTAG
- the hemW gene encoding radical SAM family heme chaperone HemW has product MEDWQNGGFGLYVHWPFCQSKCPYCDFNSHVSAEVDQKRWLRAYLAELDRVSAEIGPRILNTIFFGGGTPSLMDPEVVGAIIERAKHLWPIANDIEISLEANPTSIEAGKFIGFRDGGVNRISMGFQALNDIDLKRLGRLHSVQEGKQAFDIARKTFDRVSFDLIYARQDQTLTQWKAELKEALELSIDHLSLYQLTIEDGTAFGDRLARGGLRGLPSDDLASDMFFVTQELCDAAGLSAYEVSNHARIGSESRHNLIYWRYGDYVGVGPGAHGRLTLGGQKFAVETFRQPEKWLTSVETRGTGESLRDTIPQLEQATEMLMMGLRLEEGISLDRFESLSKKTLSRVKIDDLVDMGMLVNNGERLRATKQGRVILNAVLRALLADV; this is encoded by the coding sequence ATGGAAGATTGGCAGAACGGCGGTTTCGGGCTCTATGTCCATTGGCCTTTCTGCCAATCCAAGTGCCCCTATTGCGATTTCAACAGCCACGTCTCTGCTGAGGTAGATCAGAAACGCTGGCTTAGAGCCTATTTGGCTGAATTAGACAGGGTTTCCGCCGAAATCGGACCACGCATTCTAAATACAATTTTCTTTGGCGGCGGCACGCCGAGCTTGATGGACCCTGAAGTCGTCGGTGCAATTATTGAGCGCGCTAAGCACCTATGGCCTATAGCAAATGACATAGAAATTTCACTGGAGGCCAACCCCACTTCAATTGAAGCTGGGAAATTTATTGGTTTTCGGGATGGCGGTGTAAACCGTATATCTATGGGATTTCAGGCTCTGAATGACATAGACTTAAAACGATTGGGGCGCCTTCATTCCGTCCAAGAAGGCAAGCAAGCCTTTGATATCGCAAGGAAAACGTTCGACAGGGTGAGTTTCGACTTGATATATGCCCGTCAGGATCAAACGCTCACCCAATGGAAGGCCGAATTGAAAGAAGCGCTGGAATTATCCATAGATCACCTTTCTCTGTACCAACTTACGATCGAGGACGGTACCGCCTTCGGAGATAGACTAGCGCGCGGAGGTCTACGCGGTCTTCCATCGGATGACCTCGCATCTGACATGTTTTTTGTCACACAAGAACTTTGTGACGCCGCTGGCTTGTCGGCCTATGAAGTGTCTAATCATGCCAGAATAGGGTCTGAAAGCCGCCACAACCTCATTTACTGGCGCTATGGAGATTACGTTGGGGTTGGCCCAGGTGCCCATGGTCGCTTAACTCTCGGGGGGCAAAAATTCGCGGTCGAAACTTTTCGGCAGCCTGAAAAGTGGCTGACTAGCGTCGAAACGCGTGGCACTGGTGAATCACTGAGAGATACAATTCCGCAGCTAGAGCAAGCAACAGAGATGCTAATGATGGGGCTTAGGTTGGAGGAAGGAATTTCTCTCGATCGATTTGAGTCGCTTTCTAAAAAAACTCTAAGTCGCGTAAAAATTGATGACTTGGTCGATATGGGAATGCTTGTTAACAACGGCGAACGTCTCAGAGCCACGAAACAAGGGCGTGTGATACTCAACGCCGTTCTACGCGCATTATTGGCGGATGTTTAA